One stretch of Pseudomonas fluorescens Q2-87 DNA includes these proteins:
- a CDS encoding polysaccharide deacetylase family protein, with protein sequence MMSSLKPAWPDQHKACLALAFDLDGPTGDAMLNGSIWHKPEYFGFGGYGPYRALPRLLDLLDAFKIPTTFFIPAWVVENWPRQCQAIVERGHEVAYHGYKHESFYALTLDEQKTVMSKSREVFSKYLNITAEGFRTPSGDWRAETPAMLAEAGVIYSSSMRGDDRPYLVDVPGQDTPLVEIPGRWEMDDYASLAYTRSPDFPSGLDRTASYELTLDNWCREYDGAMDEGLCLTTLFHPKITGKPGRILLLEKLFEHMRQRNDVWFATCRDVAHWWLKEHHHG encoded by the coding sequence CTGATGTCCTCGCTTAAACCCGCCTGGCCCGACCAGCATAAAGCCTGCCTGGCCTTGGCCTTCGACCTGGACGGTCCGACCGGCGATGCGATGCTCAACGGCTCGATCTGGCACAAGCCCGAGTACTTTGGCTTCGGTGGCTATGGCCCCTATCGCGCACTGCCGCGCCTGCTGGACCTGCTCGACGCCTTCAAGATCCCGACGACGTTTTTCATCCCGGCCTGGGTCGTGGAAAACTGGCCCAGGCAATGCCAGGCAATCGTCGAACGCGGGCATGAGGTGGCGTACCACGGCTACAAGCACGAATCCTTTTACGCCTTGACGCTAGATGAACAGAAGACCGTGATGAGCAAGTCTCGCGAGGTGTTCAGCAAGTACCTGAACATCACCGCCGAAGGCTTTCGCACGCCGTCCGGCGACTGGCGCGCCGAGACCCCGGCCATGCTGGCGGAAGCCGGCGTGATCTATTCCAGCAGCATGCGCGGCGATGACCGTCCCTATCTGGTGGACGTCCCGGGCCAGGACACCCCTTTGGTGGAAATCCCCGGCCGCTGGGAAATGGACGACTACGCCTCCCTCGCCTATACCCGCAGCCCAGACTTCCCTTCGGGACTGGACCGTACCGCCAGTTACGAACTGACCCTGGACAACTGGTGCCGCGAATACGACGGCGCCATGGACGAAGGCTTGTGCCTGACCACCCTCTTCCACCCCAAGATCACCGGCAAACCGGGCCGCATCCTGTTGCTGGAAAAACTCTTCGAACACATGCGCCAGCGCAATGACGTGTGGTTCGCCACCTGCCGCGACGTCGCCCATTGGTGGCTCAAGGAGCATCATCATGGCTGA
- a CDS encoding polysaccharide deacetylase family protein produces MADTRIWPDGYRCAVVVTVDYNDIHGILTQAPEVAGRDKTLSVWRYGSQRGVERLLDLLAELGVPSTWCVPGIVGEENPGHIRAIQAGGHEIACAGYRHQNYDHLTLVEQSADVAKGCEALAQLTGKRPTGFRIPAGNGAPGFVQALYEQGIRWSSSWRGDDLPFAHPTAPEVIELPLHYELEDEPYFAFNLSPAVPPGQSRIASYGHTLGNLQMDFAGFHRFGLCYVLRLHPEIIATPGRIGLLRELLEGIRQHSDVWLATADDVAQWWADSAIAVADDHPAAVYERHYRNHGV; encoded by the coding sequence ATGGCTGATACTCGCATTTGGCCCGACGGCTATCGTTGCGCGGTGGTCGTGACCGTCGACTACAACGACATCCATGGCATCCTCACCCAGGCCCCGGAAGTGGCCGGTCGGGACAAGACCTTGTCAGTCTGGCGATACGGCAGTCAACGGGGCGTAGAACGGCTGCTCGATCTACTCGCCGAGCTGGGCGTACCCAGTACCTGGTGCGTTCCTGGCATCGTCGGTGAAGAAAATCCCGGGCACATCCGGGCGATCCAGGCCGGTGGGCATGAGATCGCCTGCGCCGGTTATCGCCATCAGAACTACGACCACCTCACGCTCGTCGAGCAAAGCGCCGACGTCGCCAAGGGCTGCGAAGCCCTGGCCCAGCTCACCGGCAAGCGCCCGACAGGTTTCCGGATTCCCGCCGGCAATGGCGCGCCCGGATTCGTCCAGGCGCTGTACGAACAGGGGATCCGATGGTCCTCGTCCTGGCGTGGCGATGACCTGCCGTTCGCACACCCGACAGCGCCGGAGGTGATCGAATTGCCCCTGCACTATGAGCTGGAAGACGAACCCTACTTCGCCTTCAACCTCAGCCCGGCGGTCCCGCCGGGACAATCGCGGATCGCCTCCTATGGTCATACCCTGGGCAACCTTCAGATGGACTTCGCTGGGTTCCACCGATTCGGCCTCTGTTATGTATTGCGGTTGCACCCGGAAATCATCGCCACGCCGGGGCGCATCGGGCTGCTGCGCGAATTGCTGGAAGGCATCCGGCAGCATTCGGACGTGTGGCTCGCCACGGCGGATGACGTCGCGCAATGGTGGGCGGATTCGGCGATTGCCGTGGCCGATGACCATCCAGCGGCGGTGTATGAGCGCCATTACCGGAATCACGGCGTATGA
- a CDS encoding MmgE/PrpD family protein: MERLAQFCVQTRFDDLPVALVTQAKRHILDTFGAALAGAGSEVAKQAQAVFRDEPGDTPVWGTPLRTSTAQAAMLNGISAHALELDDTGGCDHSGAVVLPAVMAAVSMAGRAVDGREFITAVVIGYEIGRRVLEACGGYSAHNGAGWHSTATCGVFGAAAASARLLGLDAAQTLSALGIAGSFSGGLWAFIHDGSHSKKLHSGRAAEGGLLAARFAQCGITGPSHLFDDVWGGFLKTLAAETAVPEALDADLGRVWKLARCSIKPYAACRGTHSAIDALGLLLAQLQVGAGQLEDIQVTLCGLLRDMCGGQDVASLAAAQMSLRYALAARLVLGHCRLDAYDDASRSDPRIAHWVPRIRLEVDPALSQDGEPIVTVRTLDGRSASLCVDVPLGAPGNPLSEAALEEKFLSLAGRALNQRQAQVLLAQLRQVETLESAATLYQWLA; encoded by the coding sequence ATGGAACGCCTGGCGCAGTTCTGTGTGCAAACCCGGTTCGACGATTTGCCCGTGGCGCTGGTGACCCAGGCCAAGCGCCACATCCTCGACACGTTTGGCGCGGCCCTCGCCGGGGCTGGCAGCGAGGTGGCGAAACAGGCACAAGCGGTGTTTCGCGATGAACCAGGTGATACGCCGGTGTGGGGCACCCCTTTACGCACCAGCACCGCCCAGGCAGCGATGCTCAACGGCATCTCCGCCCATGCCCTGGAGCTGGACGACACCGGCGGTTGCGATCATTCCGGCGCCGTGGTGCTGCCGGCCGTGATGGCGGCGGTGTCGATGGCGGGCAGAGCCGTGGACGGCCGCGAGTTCATCACCGCCGTGGTGATTGGCTACGAAATCGGCCGCCGCGTGCTGGAAGCCTGCGGCGGTTATTCGGCGCACAACGGCGCCGGTTGGCACTCCACGGCCACCTGCGGAGTGTTTGGCGCAGCCGCCGCCAGCGCGCGGTTGCTCGGCCTGGACGCCGCCCAGACCCTGTCTGCCCTCGGCATCGCGGGCAGTTTCAGTGGTGGGCTGTGGGCCTTCATCCACGACGGCTCCCACAGTAAAAAGCTCCACAGCGGCCGGGCTGCCGAGGGCGGCTTGCTCGCCGCTCGATTCGCCCAGTGCGGCATCACCGGACCGAGCCACTTGTTCGATGACGTCTGGGGCGGATTTCTCAAAACCCTGGCTGCCGAGACTGCTGTTCCCGAGGCGCTGGATGCGGACCTGGGCCGCGTCTGGAAACTCGCCCGCTGTTCGATCAAGCCCTACGCGGCGTGCCGTGGCACCCATTCGGCAATCGACGCCCTGGGGCTGCTACTCGCGCAGTTGCAGGTGGGCGCCGGGCAGCTAGAGGACATCCAGGTAACGCTGTGTGGGTTGCTTCGGGACATGTGTGGCGGGCAGGATGTCGCCAGCCTGGCGGCGGCGCAGATGAGCCTGCGCTACGCCCTCGCCGCGCGGCTTGTGCTGGGGCACTGCCGATTGGACGCCTATGACGATGCATCACGCAGCGATCCTCGGATTGCGCACTGGGTTCCGCGCATTCGCCTTGAAGTCGATCCGGCGCTGTCGCAGGATGGCGAGCCCATCGTGACCGTGCGGACCCTGGACGGTCGGTCGGCAAGCCTGTGCGTAGACGTTCCGTTGGGCGCGCCAGGCAATCCGCTGAGCGAAGCGGCGCTGGAGGAGAAATTCCTCAGTCTGGCCGGTCGGGCACTTAACCAGCGCCAGGCCCAGGTGTTGCTGGCCCAGCTGCGACAGGTCGAAACCTTGGAATCGGCGGCGACGCTGTATCAATGGCTGGCGTGA
- a CDS encoding MFS transporter: MATYSLVIRRLMICSLTIVVSRAITSPLLTLFLSNKLGLNQQDVGLLLGIAVFIATLLALYGGYVIDRLDKRQLLILAMLSSAIGFVLLTFAENLYLTTAILVVTETASALFLIGSKAILSEQLPMGQRAKAFSLRYTLTNIGYATGPMLGVVIAGVYPTAPFLIAGGIAFMSIFLMSAIPKDAAQVPVIGPPPSFLKTLTTLKNDRTLIMFTCGCLFSTVVHGRFTLYLSQYLLVTNDSKRALQTMAALLACNAISVILLQYQIGRFLKREQLRYWIAGGTGLFILGLIGFSLANSLLSWCVAMFIFTLGEMIIYPAEFLFVDTLAPEDLRGSYYGAQNLAALGGALSPVICGFLLLHTPAPTMFYALALLTAMGGTLCFMAGRRVALGQKH, translated from the coding sequence GTGGCCACCTACTCCCTCGTGATACGCCGATTGATGATCTGCTCGCTGACCATTGTGGTCAGTCGCGCTATCACCAGTCCTCTGCTGACGCTGTTCTTGAGCAACAAACTCGGCCTCAACCAACAGGACGTCGGCCTGTTGCTGGGCATCGCCGTGTTCATCGCCACGTTGCTCGCGCTCTATGGCGGCTACGTCATCGACCGGCTGGACAAGCGCCAGTTGCTGATCCTGGCGATGCTTTCCAGCGCCATCGGCTTCGTCCTGCTGACCTTCGCCGAAAACCTCTACCTGACCACCGCGATCCTGGTCGTCACCGAAACCGCTTCGGCGTTATTCCTGATCGGCTCCAAGGCCATCCTCAGCGAACAACTGCCCATGGGCCAGCGGGCCAAGGCGTTTTCCCTGCGTTATACCTTGACCAACATCGGCTACGCCACCGGCCCGATGCTCGGCGTGGTGATCGCCGGGGTCTATCCGACAGCGCCCTTTCTGATTGCTGGCGGCATCGCGTTCATGAGCATTTTCCTGATGAGCGCCATTCCAAAAGACGCCGCACAGGTCCCAGTCATAGGCCCACCACCGAGTTTCCTGAAGACCCTGACCACCCTCAAGAACGACCGCACCCTGATCATGTTCACTTGCGGCTGCCTGTTCAGCACGGTGGTCCATGGGCGATTTACCTTGTACCTGTCGCAGTACCTGCTGGTGACGAATGATTCCAAGCGCGCCCTGCAAACCATGGCCGCCCTGCTCGCCTGCAACGCCATCAGCGTGATCCTGCTGCAATACCAGATCGGCCGCTTCCTCAAGCGCGAGCAGTTGCGCTATTGGATTGCCGGCGGCACCGGTCTGTTCATCCTGGGCTTGATCGGTTTCAGCTTGGCCAATAGCTTGTTGAGCTGGTGTGTGGCGATGTTCATTTTTACCTTGGGTGAAATGATCATCTATCCGGCCGAGTTCCTGTTCGTCGACACCCTCGCCCCGGAAGACTTGCGCGGCAGCTACTACGGCGCGCAAAACCTGGCCGCACTCGGCGGCGCGTTGAGCCCGGTAATCTGCGGTTTTCTGCTCCTGCATACCCCGGCGCCGACGATGTTTTATGCCCTTGCCCTGCTGACAGCGATGGGTGGGACGCTGTGCTTTATGGCCGGGCGGCGGGTGGCGCTGGGGCAGAAACATTAG
- a CDS encoding LirA/MavJ family T4SS effector: MEENAMPAQSEASVALDLTNNFSQAFQNSAYFQDFCDVGAFLSAEENCRGALAYLEHQLFLLFSERIMAAQAALRSSGVTITPDTVLNLFNHLSGMRKKWKKGTPNEFHRLAEVAKETTGKLLTTVLSRWEADNGFDVDKEFFSSKHLPADLLVGNVLSLFNAQLASGRPFKDLGAGPWHGEHTHRIQWYLIGIGLKLGPKAGAMFKDVKRWISRQTIQSIDQSNTVRRYLWEYLFDREGDPSNAAAVAFRCTDKLDFRAPSNLNRFLMDAAQREAYPLLNWSLNYRLEKRTNEGVGIEYAASKVSNWNLGKVVDASERGFSGTDDSRLLKAFNSGLFIRRGHLINGVQWQQWPDDL, from the coding sequence ATGGAGGAAAACGCGATGCCCGCTCAGAGCGAAGCCAGTGTAGCTTTGGACTTAACCAATAACTTTTCCCAAGCGTTTCAGAATAGTGCCTACTTCCAGGACTTCTGCGATGTGGGGGCGTTTCTGTCAGCAGAAGAAAATTGCAGGGGCGCACTGGCGTATCTGGAGCACCAGTTATTTCTATTGTTCTCTGAACGGATAATGGCTGCCCAGGCAGCTCTACGCTCCAGCGGCGTCACCATCACGCCAGACACGGTGTTGAATCTATTCAATCATCTGAGCGGCATGAGAAAAAAATGGAAGAAAGGCACACCCAATGAATTCCATAGGCTTGCCGAAGTGGCAAAGGAAACCACCGGCAAGCTGCTGACGACGGTGTTGTCCCGCTGGGAGGCCGATAACGGCTTCGATGTCGACAAGGAATTCTTTTCAAGTAAGCACTTACCGGCAGACTTGCTGGTCGGTAACGTCTTGTCGTTGTTCAACGCTCAACTGGCATCGGGACGCCCCTTCAAGGATCTCGGTGCCGGTCCTTGGCACGGTGAGCATACTCACAGAATCCAGTGGTACCTGATTGGCATTGGCTTGAAGCTCGGCCCCAAGGCCGGCGCCATGTTCAAGGATGTCAAACGGTGGATCAGCCGCCAGACCATTCAGTCTATCGACCAGTCCAACACGGTGAGGCGGTACCTCTGGGAGTATTTGTTCGATCGAGAGGGCGATCCATCGAATGCCGCAGCGGTGGCGTTCAGATGCACGGACAAACTCGACTTCCGTGCACCCAGCAATTTGAACAGGTTTCTAATGGATGCTGCGCAGCGCGAGGCTTACCCCCTGTTGAACTGGTCTTTGAATTACCGGCTCGAGAAGCGCACGAACGAGGGCGTGGGGATTGAATATGCAGCTTCCAAGGTTTCCAATTGGAATCTCGGAAAAGTCGTGGATGCCTCCGAACGAGGGTTCAGCGGGACCGACGATTCCCGATTACTCAAGGCCTTCAACAGTGGCTTGTTCATTCGCAGGGGGCATCTCATCAATGGGGTGCAATGGCAGCAGTGGCCTGATGATCTTTAG
- a CDS encoding type VI secretion system Vgr family protein: protein MEITQNHRLVQVDSPLGDNVLLLKSLEGSEELGRLFHYEVDLTSEDRAITFDQLLGKPMGLTLELYDGGKRYFHGIVCSCRQLTGHGQFAGYRVSLRPWFWLLTRTSDCRIFQNKTVPDIIKQVFRDLGYSDFEDSLSGSYREWEYCVQYRETSFDFISRLMEQEGIYYYFRHENSRHVLVLADAYGAHSTVADYASVPFYPPDRQMRERDHFYDWQLAREVQPGSLALNDYDFQRPRASLEVRSNVLRNHSNSDHPLYDYPGEYVQSNDGEHYARTRMEAIHSQFERVQLRGRARGLGSGHLFNLTGYDREDQNREYLVVVARYQIRQDPYESGQPDLGEQFISELDCMDANQAFRPLPLTPMPIVRGPQTAVVVGPSGEEIWTDQYGRVKVHFHWDRHDQSNENSSCWIRVSQAWAGKNWGSVQLPRIGQEVIVSFLEGDPDRPIITGRVYNAEQTVPYGLPANATQSGVKSRSSKGGSPANFNEIRMEDKKGAEQLFIHAEKNQDIEVENDETHWVGHDRRKTIDNDETVHVKHDRTETVDNNETITIGVDRKEKVGNNETISIGVNRTEDVGSNEKITIGANRTESVGSNETITIGADRTEKVGANEKISIASNRTEDVGGNETIGISGNRNETVQGNEGIEINGNQSTQIGQNESRDVAQNRTTGIKQNDSLDVGKHFSLTAGDSITLTTGAASITMKKDGTIMISGKNITIDGSGAIKIKADRNVVVKGQKILQN from the coding sequence ATGGAAATCACCCAAAACCACCGCCTGGTGCAAGTCGACAGCCCCCTCGGCGACAATGTCCTGCTGCTAAAGAGCCTGGAAGGCAGCGAAGAATTGGGGCGGTTGTTCCACTATGAAGTGGACCTCACCTCCGAAGACCGGGCGATCACCTTCGACCAGTTGCTGGGCAAACCGATGGGCCTGACCCTGGAGCTGTATGACGGTGGCAAGCGCTACTTCCACGGCATTGTCTGCAGTTGCCGGCAGCTGACCGGCCACGGCCAGTTCGCCGGTTACCGCGTCAGCCTGCGGCCGTGGTTCTGGCTGCTCACGCGCACTTCCGATTGCCGTATTTTCCAGAACAAAACCGTGCCGGACATCATCAAGCAGGTGTTCCGCGACCTGGGCTATTCCGACTTCGAAGACAGCCTCAGCGGCAGTTATCGCGAGTGGGAGTACTGCGTGCAATACCGCGAAACCAGCTTTGACTTCATCAGTCGGTTGATGGAGCAGGAAGGCATCTATTACTACTTTCGCCACGAAAACTCCCGCCATGTACTGGTGCTGGCCGACGCCTACGGCGCCCATTCCACGGTGGCAGATTACGCCTCGGTGCCGTTCTACCCGCCGGATCGGCAAATGCGTGAGCGCGATCACTTCTACGATTGGCAACTGGCGCGCGAAGTCCAGCCCGGCTCACTGGCCCTCAACGACTATGACTTCCAGCGCCCGCGCGCCAGCCTTGAGGTGCGCTCCAACGTGCTGCGCAACCACAGCAACAGCGACCATCCGCTCTACGACTACCCGGGTGAATACGTACAGAGCAACGATGGCGAGCACTATGCGCGTACTCGCATGGAAGCCATTCACAGCCAGTTCGAGCGGGTGCAGTTGCGTGGCCGCGCCCGAGGGCTGGGCTCCGGCCATTTATTCAATCTGACGGGCTACGACCGTGAGGACCAGAATCGTGAATACCTGGTGGTGGTCGCACGCTATCAGATCCGCCAGGATCCCTATGAAAGCGGGCAGCCGGACCTGGGCGAGCAGTTCATCAGCGAACTGGACTGCATGGACGCCAACCAGGCCTTCCGCCCTCTCCCGCTGACGCCCATGCCGATTGTCCGTGGGCCGCAGACCGCCGTGGTGGTGGGCCCCAGTGGCGAGGAGATCTGGACCGACCAGTACGGCCGGGTCAAAGTGCATTTCCACTGGGACCGCCACGACCAGTCCAACGAAAACAGCTCCTGCTGGATTCGCGTCTCACAGGCCTGGGCCGGCAAGAACTGGGGCTCCGTGCAGCTCCCGCGGATCGGTCAGGAAGTGATTGTCAGCTTCCTTGAAGGCGATCCGGATCGGCCGATCATCACCGGCCGTGTCTACAACGCCGAGCAGACCGTGCCCTATGGGTTGCCCGCCAATGCCACCCAAAGCGGCGTGAAAAGCCGTTCAAGCAAGGGCGGCTCACCGGCCAACTTCAATGAAATCCGCATGGAGGACAAGAAAGGCGCCGAGCAACTGTTTATCCACGCCGAGAAGAACCAGGACATCGAGGTCGAGAACGACGAGACCCACTGGGTCGGCCATGACCGCCGCAAGACCATCGATAACGATGAAACCGTGCACGTCAAACACGACCGGACCGAAACCGTCGATAACAACGAAACCATCACCATCGGTGTGGATCGCAAGGAAAAGGTCGGCAATAACGAAACCATCTCCATCGGCGTGAACCGTACCGAGGATGTTGGCAGCAACGAGAAAATCACCATCGGCGCGAATCGCACCGAGAGCGTGGGCAGCAACGAGACCATCACCATCGGCGCGGACCGCACGGAAAAGGTCGGTGCCAACGAAAAAATCAGCATTGCCAGCAACCGGACCGAGGACGTAGGCGGCAACGAGACCATCGGCATCAGCGGCAACCGTAACGAAACGGTCCAGGGCAACGAAGGCATCGAGATCAACGGCAACCAGAGCACCCAGATCGGCCAGAACGAATCCCGCGACGTTGCCCAGAACCGCACCACTGGCATCAAGCAGAACGACAGCCTGGACGTCGGCAAGCATTTTTCCCTCACGGCCGGCGACTCCATCACCCTGACCACGGGCGCAGCCAGCATCACCATGAAGAAGGACGGCACGATCATGATCAGCGGCAAGAACATCACCATCGACGGCTCAGGCGCCATCAAGATCAAGGCCGACCGGAACGTGGTCGTCAAAGGCCAGAAGATTCTGCAGAACTAG
- a CDS encoding DUF6484 domain-containing protein has protein sequence MTVEYHLPVASAATPARVEGVVIGVLLDVPKADAPVVAFPGCPVDSGLAARTTTPLTREDIGAQVALMFEAGDVARPLVIGRIQRLPETAPPAVAHLDGERLEFTAELEIVLRCGKASITLTREGKILIRGAYLSSRSSGVNRIKGGSVQIN, from the coding sequence ATGACCGTTGAATATCACCTCCCCGTCGCCTCCGCCGCCACGCCGGCGCGCGTGGAGGGCGTCGTGATTGGCGTGTTGCTGGACGTGCCCAAGGCGGACGCCCCGGTGGTGGCCTTTCCCGGCTGCCCCGTTGACTCAGGCCTCGCCGCGCGCACCACCACCCCGCTCACCCGCGAAGACATCGGTGCCCAGGTCGCCCTGATGTTCGAGGCCGGCGATGTGGCCCGGCCGCTGGTGATCGGGCGCATCCAGCGTCTGCCGGAAACCGCGCCGCCTGCCGTCGCCCACCTGGACGGCGAGCGCTTGGAATTTACTGCCGAGCTGGAAATCGTCCTGCGCTGCGGCAAGGCCAGCATCACCCTCACGCGTGAAGGCAAGATACTCATCCGAGGGGCCTACCTGTCGAGTCGATCATCCGGCGTGAACCGCATCAAGGGCGGTTCGGTGCAGATAAACTAG